The Microbacterium sp. Nx66 genome contains a region encoding:
- a CDS encoding methyltransferase domain-containing protein, with amino-acid sequence MSLDLSARAVDLVELMDDPDADEEALGRTYRRFSAVNAVVSRPGRLYRRDIRPRAAAGRVLRILDIGAGGGDLCRDLVRRLRRDGLRADVTALDADERAIRWASAHDDGAGIRYRHAFSGDLVAAGDTYDVVLSNHVLHHLDAAALHAVLDDSRALVRDRGLVSHHDIARSRLAYGAFAVGTRPFAGNLLAGSFIRVDGLLSIRRSYTPRELAAVAPPGWEVRSHLPARLELRWEGGDGRP; translated from the coding sequence GTGAGCCTGGACCTGTCGGCGCGTGCCGTCGACCTCGTCGAGCTCATGGACGACCCCGACGCGGATGAGGAGGCGCTCGGTCGCACGTATCGGCGCTTCAGCGCCGTCAACGCGGTCGTCTCGCGCCCCGGACGGCTGTATCGGCGGGACATCCGTCCCCGGGCGGCGGCCGGGCGTGTGCTGCGCATCCTCGACATCGGCGCCGGTGGTGGCGACCTGTGCCGCGATCTGGTCCGGAGACTGCGTCGCGACGGCCTCCGCGCCGATGTCACCGCCCTGGACGCCGACGAGCGTGCGATCCGCTGGGCCTCGGCACACGACGACGGTGCAGGGATCCGCTATCGCCACGCGTTCTCCGGGGACCTCGTGGCGGCGGGCGACACCTATGACGTCGTGCTCTCCAACCACGTCCTCCATCACCTCGACGCCGCAGCGCTGCACGCGGTGCTCGACGACTCCCGCGCCCTGGTCCGTGATCGCGGACTCGTCTCCCACCACGACATCGCCCGCAGCCGCCTCGCCTACGGGGCGTTCGCCGTGGGCACCCGGCCGTTCGCGGGAAACCTTCTCGCGGGCTCCTTCATCCGAGTCGACGGCCTCCTGAGCATCCGCCGCTCCTATACCCCGCGGGAGCTCGCGGCCGTCGCGCCGCCGGGCTGGGAGGTCCGGTCGCACCTGCCCGCTCGGCTCGAACTGCGCTGGGAGGGTGGCGATGGTCGACCATGA
- a CDS encoding response regulator, whose product MALARLHGGPLDGQIIPLDDDADDKLIVPYSETQVVYNRRGEPQNTGEGDGPTEVDYWFEEALEDLTLEDD is encoded by the coding sequence ATGGCACTCGCACGACTTCACGGCGGCCCGCTGGACGGGCAGATCATCCCCCTCGACGACGACGCGGACGACAAGCTGATCGTCCCCTACAGCGAGACGCAGGTGGTCTACAACCGCCGCGGCGAGCCGCAGAACACAGGCGAGGGCGACGGCCCCACCGAGGTCGACTACTGGTTCGAGGAGGCCCTCGAGGACCTCACGCTCGAGGATGACTGA
- a CDS encoding CYTH domain-containing protein has translation MTEPSRTVEVERKYDVDEGTPLPDWAAIPGVDAVSPAEHRALDARYLDTADGALARAGVALRRRSGGPDQGWHIKGPRQGDGRVEQGWPLGDEEIPTAVREAIAAWTTAPLEPLARIENDRTAYLLTGQDGVVAEFVDDHVQATDLRTGARRAWREWEVELGPAGPSDDAGRTAFFAAIESAVRAVGGREASSDSKLARALGF, from the coding sequence ATGACTGAGCCCTCTCGCACCGTCGAGGTCGAGCGCAAGTACGACGTCGACGAGGGGACTCCGCTGCCGGACTGGGCGGCGATCCCCGGTGTCGATGCCGTCTCGCCTGCCGAGCACCGTGCCCTCGACGCCCGCTATCTGGACACCGCGGACGGCGCGCTGGCCCGTGCTGGTGTCGCCCTGCGTCGTCGCTCCGGCGGACCGGACCAGGGGTGGCACATCAAGGGTCCGCGGCAGGGTGACGGCCGGGTCGAGCAGGGCTGGCCCCTCGGCGACGAGGAGATCCCGACGGCGGTGCGCGAGGCGATCGCCGCCTGGACGACCGCGCCGTTGGAACCTCTCGCCCGTATCGAGAACGACAGGACGGCGTACCTCCTCACCGGACAGGACGGCGTCGTGGCGGAATTCGTCGACGACCACGTCCAGGCGACCGACCTGCGCACCGGGGCGCGACGTGCGTGGCGCGAGTGGGAGGTCGAACTCGGGCCCGCAGGCCCCTCCGACGACGCCGGCCGCACGGCGTTCTTCGCGGCGATCGAAAGCGCCGTGCGCGCGGTCGGCGGCCGAGAGGCGAGCTCCGACTCGAAGCTCGCCCGCGCCCTCGGCTTCTAG
- a CDS encoding prepilin peptidase, with product MDIRLALLGLVHGALLGIGILLAVIDVRTHRLPNRIVLPTLALLVVAVSVDAVVTADAAPLGRGLLGSLVLGGFYAVLRMISHAGMGGGDVKLALVIGLLLAWHGWGAFLLGASSAFVLGAVFALVLLAAGRADRRTRIAFGPWMIAGAVLGVLGG from the coding sequence ATGGACATCCGTCTCGCCCTCCTCGGTCTCGTGCACGGCGCCCTCCTCGGGATCGGCATCCTGCTCGCCGTGATCGACGTCCGCACGCACCGACTGCCGAACCGCATCGTGCTGCCCACCCTGGCCCTGCTGGTCGTGGCGGTCTCCGTCGACGCCGTCGTCACCGCAGACGCGGCGCCGCTCGGCCGGGGCCTGCTCGGCTCCCTCGTGCTCGGTGGCTTCTACGCCGTGCTGCGGATGATCAGCCACGCGGGCATGGGAGGAGGAGACGTGAAGCTCGCCCTCGTGATCGGACTCCTCCTGGCGTGGCACGGCTGGGGCGCGTTCCTCCTGGGCGCGTCGTCCGCCTTCGTACTCGGGGCGGTCTTCGCGCTCGTGCTCCTCGCCGCGGGACGGGCCGACCGGAGGACGCGCATCGCCTTCGGGCCGTGGATGATCGCGGGGGCCGTCCTCGGAGTCCTCGGCGGCTGA
- a CDS encoding type III polyketide synthase: MSRPPVLRSLQTIVPETVLVQEQVRDVFAAQPDLGRLAQRIVATSFNVSGIDTRHTVIAELADDADQDEPLFYDRASGRLLAPGTKARNDVYTREASRLFAEVARRALEADPDLDRADVTHVITVSCTGFHAPGPEYEIVRGLGLSDAVQRYHLGFMGCYASMPALRAAAQFCAADQNAVVLVVSVELCTLHLRSSEDPDTIVASSLFADGAAAGIVTARDLPTAVPALRLDGFHTAIVPEGVDDMAWTIGDSGFEMILSTAVPQIIGESIIGALTPLYGREDDLAEAFAAGRVGERVRHWAIHPGGRSILDRVQERMALSDVQLRPARETLREYGNMSSATVLFVLKRVLEQEGADPGDRVAAMAFGPGLTAESALLTVVAPAP, encoded by the coding sequence ATGAGTCGACCGCCCGTGCTCCGATCGCTGCAGACGATCGTCCCCGAGACCGTCCTCGTGCAGGAGCAGGTACGCGACGTCTTCGCCGCCCAGCCCGATCTGGGACGGCTGGCGCAGCGCATCGTGGCGACGTCGTTCAACGTCTCCGGCATCGACACGCGGCACACCGTCATCGCGGAGCTGGCCGATGACGCCGACCAGGATGAGCCCTTGTTCTACGATCGCGCCTCCGGACGGCTGCTGGCGCCGGGAACGAAGGCGCGCAACGACGTCTACACGCGTGAGGCCTCCCGTCTCTTCGCCGAGGTCGCGCGCCGCGCCCTCGAGGCGGACCCCGACCTGGACCGGGCGGACGTGACGCACGTCATCACGGTCTCCTGCACCGGCTTCCATGCCCCGGGCCCCGAGTACGAGATCGTGCGCGGGCTCGGCCTGTCCGATGCCGTCCAGCGCTATCACCTCGGCTTCATGGGGTGCTACGCCTCGATGCCGGCCCTGCGCGCGGCCGCACAGTTCTGCGCGGCCGATCAGAACGCGGTCGTCCTCGTCGTCAGCGTCGAGCTCTGCACGCTGCATCTGCGCTCTTCCGAGGATCCGGACACCATCGTGGCCTCCTCCCTGTTCGCGGACGGGGCTGCCGCCGGGATCGTGACGGCTCGGGACCTGCCCACCGCCGTCCCCGCGCTCCGGCTGGACGGCTTCCACACCGCGATCGTGCCGGAGGGCGTGGACGACATGGCCTGGACGATCGGCGACTCGGGCTTCGAGATGATCCTCTCGACCGCCGTCCCACAGATCATCGGGGAGTCGATCATCGGGGCGCTCACGCCGCTCTACGGTCGCGAGGACGACCTGGCGGAGGCCTTCGCCGCCGGCCGGGTGGGCGAGCGGGTGCGCCACTGGGCGATCCACCCCGGCGGGCGCAGCATCCTCGACCGGGTACAGGAGCGGATGGCCCTGAGCGACGTGCAGTTGCGACCCGCGCGCGAGACGCTCCGGGAGTACGGGAACATGTCGAGTGCGACCGTGCTGTTCGTGCTGAAGCGCGTCCTCGAGCAGGAGGGCGCGGATCCCGGTGACCGCGTGGCGGCGATGGCCTTCGGCCCAGGGCTCACCGCCGAGAGCGCGCTGCTGACCGTGGTCGCGCCCGCACCGTGA
- the lpdA gene encoding dihydrolipoyl dehydrogenase, which yields MPHYDVVILGAGPGGYVAAVRSAQLGLSTAIIEEKYWGGVCLNVGCIPSKALLKNAEIAHTLNHKADFFGISGEFTIDYGKAFDRSRVVADGRVKGIHFLMKKNKVTEYDGRGTFTGPKAISVAKSDGSTEEVTFDNAIIATGSKVRLLPGVQLSDNVVTYEEQILSRELPKSIVIVGAGAIGMEFAYVMTNYGVKVTIIEFLDRALPNEDADVSKEITKQYKNYGVDILTSTKVESVVDNGSSVTVSYTGKDGQQASIEADKVLMSVGFAPNVEGFGLDKTGVKLTERGAIDIDDHMRTNVEGIYAIGDVTAKLQLAHVAEAQGVVAAETIGGAETMTLGDYRMMPRATFCSPQVASFGLTEQQAKDEGREIKVATFPFMANGKAHGLGEPVGFVKLIADAEHLELIGAHMIGPDVSELLPELTLAQKWDLTALELARNVHTHPTLSEALQEGFHGLAGHMINF from the coding sequence ATGCCACACTACGACGTCGTCATCCTTGGTGCAGGTCCTGGCGGATACGTCGCTGCGGTTCGCAGCGCGCAGCTCGGTCTGTCCACCGCCATCATCGAGGAGAAGTACTGGGGTGGTGTCTGCCTCAACGTCGGCTGCATCCCTTCCAAGGCGCTCCTGAAGAACGCGGAGATCGCGCACACGCTGAACCACAAGGCCGACTTCTTCGGGATCTCCGGAGAGTTCACGATCGACTACGGCAAGGCGTTCGACCGCAGCCGCGTCGTCGCCGATGGCCGGGTCAAGGGCATCCACTTCCTCATGAAGAAGAACAAGGTGACCGAGTACGACGGCCGCGGCACCTTCACGGGCCCGAAGGCCATCTCGGTGGCGAAGTCGGACGGCTCCACCGAGGAGGTCACCTTCGACAACGCGATCATCGCCACGGGCTCGAAGGTCCGCCTGCTCCCCGGCGTGCAGCTCAGCGACAACGTCGTGACCTACGAGGAGCAGATCCTCTCCCGTGAGCTGCCGAAGTCCATCGTCATCGTCGGCGCCGGCGCGATCGGCATGGAGTTCGCCTACGTGATGACGAACTACGGCGTCAAGGTCACGATCATCGAGTTCCTCGACCGCGCCCTCCCCAACGAGGACGCCGACGTGTCGAAGGAGATCACGAAGCAGTACAAGAACTACGGCGTCGACATCCTCACCTCCACCAAGGTCGAGTCGGTCGTCGACAACGGCTCCTCCGTGACCGTCTCCTACACGGGCAAGGACGGCCAGCAGGCGTCGATCGAGGCCGACAAGGTGCTCATGTCGGTCGGGTTCGCGCCGAACGTCGAGGGCTTCGGGCTCGACAAGACGGGCGTGAAGCTCACCGAGCGCGGCGCGATCGACATCGACGACCACATGCGCACCAACGTCGAGGGCATCTACGCCATCGGCGACGTGACCGCCAAGCTGCAGCTCGCGCACGTCGCGGAGGCACAGGGTGTCGTCGCGGCCGAGACCATCGGCGGCGCCGAGACCATGACGCTGGGCGACTACCGCATGATGCCGCGGGCGACCTTCTGCTCGCCGCAGGTGGCGTCCTTCGGGCTCACCGAGCAGCAGGCGAAGGACGAAGGGCGCGAGATCAAGGTCGCGACCTTCCCCTTCATGGCCAACGGCAAGGCGCACGGCCTCGGCGAGCCGGTCGGCTTCGTCAAGCTCATCGCCGACGCCGAGCACCTGGAGCTCATCGGTGCCCACATGATCGGCCCCGACGTGTCGGAGCTGCTGCCCGAGCTCACCCTCGCGCAGAAGTGGGACCTCACGGCCCTCGAGCTGGCCCGCAACGTGCACACCCACCCGACGCTGTCGGAGGCGCTGCAGGAGGGCTTCCACGGTCTCGCAGGCCACATGATCAACTTCTGA
- a CDS encoding FAD-dependent oxidoreductase, producing the protein MVDHDVLVVGGGPVGLLLACLVGQDGRRVRVCERRPEPGTQTRAIGIHRPGLDALDAAGVGTGVRSEALRLSGGEVRSRGRRLAALTFTTERPILTLAQPRTEELLRDRLRTLQPDALQSGSVVRSVRDEGPFVRVGIDGEHGRREETASIVVVAEGVRSPLREAFGAGWRARTGTAGYAMLDVDDPPADDRAVLYFEPDGLVESFPLPGGRRRWVVREDRGRTVSTAAELADIVGHRTGERLEVDPTAPVSSFRAAQHAARRLHRGRIVLLGDAAHEVSPIGGQGMNLGWADALRLVAALRRTDRGAAPVLDGFAREVQRAARKAHHRSAFFMAMGAPAVAPVVAVREGLVRTLGSSALRPWTTGLITMRGL; encoded by the coding sequence ATGGTCGACCATGATGTCCTCGTGGTGGGTGGCGGTCCGGTCGGGCTGCTCCTCGCCTGCCTCGTGGGGCAGGACGGTCGCCGGGTGCGGGTGTGCGAGCGTCGCCCCGAGCCGGGCACGCAGACGCGGGCGATCGGGATCCATCGACCGGGGCTCGATGCCCTCGACGCCGCGGGAGTGGGTACTGGCGTGCGCTCCGAGGCGCTCCGCCTGTCCGGCGGCGAGGTCCGCAGCCGCGGCCGGCGACTCGCCGCCCTGACCTTCACCACCGAGCGTCCGATCCTGACGCTCGCGCAGCCCCGCACCGAGGAGCTGCTGCGAGACCGTCTCCGGACGCTGCAACCGGATGCGCTGCAGTCCGGCTCCGTCGTCCGCTCGGTCCGCGACGAGGGGCCGTTCGTGCGGGTCGGGATCGACGGCGAGCACGGACGTCGGGAGGAGACGGCGTCGATCGTCGTCGTCGCCGAGGGCGTCCGGAGTCCCCTGCGGGAGGCGTTCGGTGCGGGGTGGCGGGCGCGCACCGGAACCGCAGGCTACGCGATGCTCGACGTCGATGATCCGCCGGCCGACGATCGCGCCGTGCTGTACTTCGAGCCGGACGGCCTCGTCGAGTCCTTCCCGTTGCCGGGCGGCCGGCGCCGCTGGGTGGTGCGCGAAGACCGTGGTCGGACGGTGTCCACAGCCGCCGAGCTGGCGGACATCGTCGGTCACCGGACCGGGGAGAGGCTCGAGGTCGACCCCACCGCGCCTGTCTCCTCGTTCCGCGCGGCCCAGCACGCGGCTCGACGGCTGCACCGCGGACGGATCGTGCTACTCGGCGACGCCGCGCACGAGGTGAGCCCGATCGGCGGCCAGGGCATGAACCTCGGCTGGGCGGATGCGCTCCGGCTGGTCGCGGCGCTGCGCCGGACCGACCGCGGCGCCGCCCCCGTCCTCGACGGCTTCGCCCGGGAGGTCCAGCGGGCGGCGCGGAAGGCGCATCATCGCTCCGCGTTCTTCATGGCGATGGGGGCTCCGGCGGTCGCCCCGGTCGTCGCCGTGCGGGAGGGGCTGGTGCGTACGCTCGGTTCCTCCGCGCTGCGCCCGTGGACGACCGGTCTCATCACCATGCGCGGCCTCTGA